The proteins below come from a single Bacteroidota bacterium genomic window:
- a CDS encoding T9SS type A sorting domain-containing protein, giving the protein MKKIAALLIGMLPFLLLAQNYTVSPSNSLDIVLNIDEYSGRQISFVNNLNKTINLEWQLISNNLIAGWDYSLCDYGTCYAGVPNSGVMDPIVPGDSGFVKMNITPLDIEGSGVLKLIVFETGTTTNPDTLVFNYNTFSTNGITDGPSEFATISVFPNPVSEIIFIKNIPSPSTINLMDVTGKTIQKIVSNSTIENIKVDYLSDGLYFISIENSISQKQIHKIIVGH; this is encoded by the coding sequence ATGAAAAAAATTGCTGCTCTTTTAATTGGCATGCTTCCTTTTCTTCTTTTAGCTCAAAATTATACTGTATCACCTTCTAATTCTTTGGATATTGTTTTGAATATAGATGAATACAGTGGAAGACAAATATCTTTTGTAAACAATTTAAATAAAACAATCAATCTTGAGTGGCAATTAATCAGCAACAACTTAATAGCAGGATGGGATTATTCTCTATGCGATTATGGAACTTGCTATGCTGGAGTACCAAATTCAGGCGTAATGGATCCTATTGTTCCTGGGGATTCTGGCTTTGTCAAAATGAATATTACTCCATTAGATATCGAAGGTAGCGGAGTGCTTAAATTGATTGTTTTTGAAACAGGAACTACAACTAATCCGGATACACTTGTTTTTAATTACAATACATTTTCAACCAATGGCATAACTGACGGACCTTCAGAATTTGCTACTATTTCTGTTTTTCCAAATCCTGTTTCTGAAATCATTTTTATTAAAAATATACCAAGTCCTTCAACAATAAATTTGATGGATGTAACAGGCAAAACAATTCAAAAAATAGTTTCCAATTCAACAATTGAAAACATAAAAGTTGATTATCTATCTGATGGTTTATATTTTATTTCTATTGAAAATTCAATAAGCCAGAAACAAATTCATAAAATAATAGTAGGTCATTAA
- a CDS encoding NADP-dependent malic enzyme: MGVKIRKQEALDYHSQGRPGKIEVVPTKPYSSQRDLSLAYSPGVAEPCLKIEKNKEDVYKYTAKGNLVAVISNGTAVLGLGDIGPEASKPVMEGKGLLFKIFADIDVFDIEVDAKDIDLFVNTVKAIAPTFGGINLEDIKAPECFEIERRLKEELDIPIMHDDQHGTAIITSAALLNALEIAGKKIEKVKIVVNGAGASAISCAKLYIAMGAKLDNLVMCDSKGVIRKDIADLDVQKKYFATSRNIYTLEESMKNADVFLGLSKGNVVSVAMVKSMAKKPIVFALANPDPEIAYKDAIAARKDIILATGRSDYPNQVNNVLGFPYIFRGALDVRATCINEEMKLAAVKSIAALAKENVPEIVNVAYDSKNIMFGSDYIIPKPLDPRLITNVAPAVAKAAIKSGVARNIITDWEAYNEELKKRLGLDNKLIRNITNKAKQNPQRVVFAEADNYKILKAAQIVSDEGIAVPILLGDKEKIKHLIKENALDLGHIQIIDPRSKQEEERRKTFGDILFNKRKRRGFTLYEARKVMQERNYFGSMMVEMGEADALISGLTRKYPDTIRPALQIIGKRADVRRVAGMYIMITKSGPLFFADTTVNVNPTVEDLVDITLLTAEAVKQLSIQPHVAMLSYSNFGSSESDETRKIREAVSFLHKNHPDLVVDGEMQANMALNKELRNEQFPFSQLADRNANVLIFPNLVSGNIAYKLIQELGAAEAIGPILIGMKKPVHILQLGSSIREIVNMVTIAVVDAQSRIRK; the protein is encoded by the coding sequence ATGGGAGTTAAAATCAGAAAACAAGAGGCATTAGATTATCATTCTCAGGGTAGACCTGGGAAAATTGAAGTTGTACCCACTAAACCATACAGTTCACAACGGGATCTTTCATTGGCCTATAGCCCAGGGGTAGCTGAACCTTGTCTTAAAATAGAAAAAAATAAAGAAGACGTATATAAATATACTGCGAAGGGAAACCTTGTTGCAGTAATTTCGAATGGAACTGCAGTTTTAGGTCTGGGGGATATTGGCCCAGAGGCTTCAAAGCCCGTTATGGAGGGAAAAGGATTGTTGTTTAAAATTTTTGCAGACATAGATGTTTTTGATATTGAAGTAGATGCAAAGGATATTGATCTATTTGTAAATACGGTAAAAGCAATAGCCCCTACTTTTGGAGGAATTAATTTGGAAGATATTAAAGCTCCCGAATGTTTTGAGATAGAAAGAAGATTAAAAGAGGAACTTGATATTCCAATAATGCATGATGATCAGCATGGCACTGCTATTATAACATCGGCAGCCCTGTTAAATGCACTTGAAATTGCTGGGAAAAAAATTGAAAAAGTTAAAATAGTAGTAAATGGTGCTGGGGCTTCTGCCATATCTTGTGCAAAACTATATATTGCAATGGGTGCAAAATTGGATAACCTGGTAATGTGTGATAGCAAAGGTGTGATACGAAAGGATATTGCAGATTTGGATGTACAGAAAAAATATTTTGCTACTTCTAGAAATATATACACTTTAGAGGAATCTATGAAAAATGCAGATGTTTTTCTTGGTCTTTCAAAAGGTAATGTTGTTTCAGTTGCCATGGTTAAATCAATGGCTAAAAAACCTATTGTATTTGCTCTTGCCAATCCTGATCCTGAAATTGCATATAAAGATGCCATTGCAGCAAGAAAAGATATAATTTTGGCAACTGGCAGATCTGATTACCCTAACCAGGTAAACAATGTACTTGGCTTTCCATATATTTTCCGGGGAGCACTAGATGTAAGGGCAACCTGTATAAATGAAGAAATGAAGCTGGCAGCAGTAAAATCCATTGCAGCCCTTGCGAAAGAAAATGTTCCTGAAATAGTAAATGTTGCCTATGATTCAAAAAACATTATGTTCGGAAGTGATTATATAATTCCAAAACCACTTGATCCAAGGCTTATTACAAATGTTGCTCCTGCAGTGGCCAAAGCTGCAATTAAATCAGGTGTTGCCCGTAATATTATTACTGATTGGGAAGCATATAATGAAGAACTTAAAAAACGACTTGGCCTTGACAACAAATTAATCAGGAATATAACCAACAAGGCCAAACAAAATCCACAAAGGGTTGTTTTTGCAGAAGCAGATAATTATAAAATTTTAAAAGCAGCCCAGATAGTTTCAGATGAAGGTATAGCCGTTCCGATACTTTTAGGAGATAAGGAAAAAATAAAACATTTGATAAAGGAAAACGCTTTGGATTTGGGTCATATTCAAATCATAGATCCTAGAAGTAAGCAAGAGGAGGAGAGAAGAAAAACTTTCGGAGATATTCTTTTTAATAAAAGGAAAAGACGTGGTTTTACTTTATATGAAGCCAGGAAAGTAATGCAGGAAAGAAATTATTTTGGATCAATGATGGTGGAAATGGGTGAGGCAGATGCATTAATTTCTGGCCTAACCAGAAAATATCCCGATACAATAAGGCCTGCTCTTCAAATTATTGGTAAAAGGGCAGATGTAAGAAGAGTTGCAGGAATGTATATAATGATTACCAAGTCTGGGCCTTTGTTTTTTGCTGATACAACAGTAAATGTGAATCCTACTGTTGAAGATCTGGTTGATATAACTTTACTTACAGCTGAAGCAGTTAAACAACTTAGTATTCAACCTCATGTTGCTATGCTTTCATATTCCAATTTTGGTTCCTCGGAAAGTGATGAGACACGCAAAATAAGAGAAGCGGTTTCCTTTTTACATAAAAACCATCCTGATCTTGTTGTTGATGGGGAAATGCAGGCAAATATGGCTTTAAATAAAGAATTGCGCAATGAACAATTTCCATTTTCACAATTGGCTGATCGCAATGCAAATGTTTTGATATTCCCAAACCTTGTTTCAGGAAATATAGCCTATAAACTTATACAGGAATTGGGTGCAGCAGAAGCAATTGGGCCGATTTTGATCGGAATGAAAAAGCCCGTACATATACTTCAACTCGGAAGTTCAATTAGAGAAATTGTAAATATGGTAACCATTGCTGTAGTGGATGCCCAGTCAAGAATCAGAAAATAA
- a CDS encoding NAD-dependent deacylase, which yields MTKKELVVFTGAGISAESGIKTFRDSGGLWEEFDIYEVATPEAWNKNQKLVLEFYNARRKQVLSAIPNAAHLALVQLEQKFNVNIITQNIDDLHERAGSKNVLHLHGEINKARSTIDPLLIYPIIGHEIKSGEICEKGSQLRPHIVWFGEEVPEMEQALKFVKKADIFIVIGTSLNVFPAASLIYNTRSSAQTYLIDPNAGNFDKLPKLKVIRENACKGVCILADLLM from the coding sequence ATGACAAAAAAAGAACTGGTTGTATTTACGGGAGCTGGAATTAGCGCAGAAAGTGGCATAAAGACCTTCAGGGACAGTGGAGGCCTGTGGGAAGAATTTGATATATATGAAGTTGCAACTCCTGAGGCTTGGAATAAAAATCAAAAGTTAGTTCTGGAATTTTACAATGCACGAAGAAAGCAGGTTCTTTCTGCTATTCCTAATGCTGCCCATCTTGCATTAGTTCAACTTGAACAAAAATTCAATGTAAATATTATTACCCAAAATATTGATGATTTACATGAAAGGGCTGGTTCAAAAAACGTTTTGCATCTTCATGGAGAAATAAATAAAGCACGAAGTACAATAGATCCTTTGTTAATATATCCAATAATAGGACACGAAATTAAATCAGGAGAAATATGTGAGAAGGGTTCTCAATTACGACCTCATATTGTTTGGTTTGGAGAGGAAGTGCCAGAAATGGAACAAGCTTTAAAATTTGTTAAAAAAGCCGATATTTTTATTGTTATTGGCACCTCTCTAAATGTTTTTCCCGCCGCTAGTTTAATATATAATACCAGGTCTTCGGCACAAACCTATCTTATTGATCCAAATGCAGGAAATTTCGACAAACTCCCCAAATTAAAAGTAATACGAGAAAATGCATGTAAAGGAGTATGTATTTTGGCTGATTTGCTGATGTGA
- a CDS encoding TlpA family protein disulfide reductase has product MKFLSIIFASLLFVLNPVLAQESKARKIPASELKTLDGKTFHTENFSNNGKPIFISFWATWCSPCKKELNAIAERYEEWQEQTGVKVIAISIDDARNTNKVGPYVNGRNWEFEVYLDTNQDFKRAMNVNNVPHSFLLNGNGEIVWQHNSYSDGDEIKIYELIKKLAAGEKIEE; this is encoded by the coding sequence ATGAAATTTCTCAGTATAATTTTCGCATCCCTGCTTTTTGTCTTGAACCCCGTATTGGCCCAAGAATCTAAAGCCCGTAAAATCCCTGCTTCTGAACTCAAAACCCTAGATGGAAAAACATTTCACACTGAAAATTTTTCTAATAATGGAAAACCTATTTTCATTAGCTTTTGGGCAACATGGTGCAGCCCATGTAAAAAGGAACTTAACGCTATTGCCGAACGCTATGAGGAATGGCAGGAGCAAACAGGTGTAAAAGTAATTGCAATATCCATTGATGATGCAAGAAATACGAATAAAGTTGGGCCTTATGTTAATGGCAGAAATTGGGAATTTGAGGTTTACCTTGATACAAACCAGGATTTCAAAAGGGCAATGAACGTTAACAATGTGCCCCATTCATTTCTTTTGAATGGAAATGGAGAAATTGTTTGGCAACATAATTCTTATTCTGACGGGGATGAAATTAAAATATATGAATTAATTAAAAAGCTTGCTGCAGGAGAAAAAATTGAAGAATAA
- a CDS encoding Omp28 family outer membrane lipoprotein — MRKFLKNIFYFLLITSFCACDFVDQPFSEIQTGNNDPVPPITDTIPPVIQDTVIRKILIEDFTGHTCGNCPAAANTAKQIQDLYGKKVIVVGVHSGYFAKLSTVAGTKYKTDFRTIAGEAYNNLWKNDVAGNPNGFVNRSKIINSNIIIQPSAWGQAVELLKNALPDFKIELITVYDAGTRSLKTIAKNKALNNLSKKYNLVVYLIEDNVQDWQKDYSFPSGPQQDVENYMHRHVLRDNINGTWGEEIVATSLAAGDSVIKTYNNYLINPSWKANDCSVVAYIYDVDTYEIMQAEEVHIIP, encoded by the coding sequence ATGAGAAAATTCCTTAAAAATATTTTTTATTTTCTCCTTATCACCTCCTTTTGTGCTTGTGATTTTGTAGATCAGCCTTTTAGTGAGATTCAAACTGGAAACAATGACCCTGTTCCTCCTATAACAGACACCATTCCTCCTGTAATACAAGATACTGTTATTAGAAAAATTTTGATCGAAGATTTTACTGGGCATACTTGTGGTAATTGTCCTGCAGCAGCCAATACTGCAAAACAAATTCAAGATTTATATGGAAAAAAAGTAATTGTTGTTGGAGTCCATTCCGGATATTTTGCAAAACTTTCTACCGTTGCAGGAACAAAATACAAAACTGATTTTCGTACCATAGCCGGAGAAGCATATAATAACCTGTGGAAAAATGATGTTGCTGGAAACCCCAATGGCTTTGTAAACAGAAGTAAGATAATAAACAGCAATATAATAATTCAACCATCCGCATGGGGACAAGCTGTTGAATTATTAAAAAATGCATTACCGGATTTTAAAATAGAACTAATTACTGTTTATGATGCTGGCACACGATCCCTTAAAACAATTGCAAAAAATAAAGCTTTAAATAATCTTTCCAAAAAATACAATCTTGTGGTTTATCTTATTGAAGATAATGTACAAGATTGGCAAAAGGACTATTCATTCCCTTCCGGCCCGCAACAGGATGTAGAAAATTATATGCACCGACATGTTTTAAGAGACAATATTAACGGAACCTGGGGTGAAGAAATAGTTGCAACATCATTAGCTGCCGGAGATTCTGTTATAAAAACATATAACAATTATTTGATTAACCCTTCCTGGAAAGCAAATGATTGTTCAGTGGTAGCCTATATTTATGATGTGGATACATATGAAATAATGCAAGCCGAGGAAGTTCATATTATTCCTTAA
- a CDS encoding Omp28-related outer membrane protein — protein MKKTLLTLTLLFSTIAFLSSQNILVENFESGALPSGWTKTQSSPSVGWEFGTATVVSSQYWTIPAHTKIAGSNDDKYDNQAATANVANLDFLITPSMDFSGYAAIFMEFAAFFDGQYGSTAHIKVSTNNGATWTNVKTLTANSAWQNVTVNLTAFNSNTDVKVAIHHNDNNGWASGFAVDDIRIFVPNSFDMAGVKINLDDHVLNIAQTIAGSLNNAGSVSVTSLDLNYNINNGAVVTQALSSLSIAPLANYNFSHGTQWTPSSTGNHTIKVWASNINGNVDGFTTNDTVIKTVYVANNLSQRKVLYEQFTSNTCGPCASSAPAITTFLNNNNVNSTNGKIVALKNHMNYPSPGNDASYTTEASTRHTYYGVTGIPHANIGGSAYSGHPGNTASTQVIVNAEYARPAIFNIDINAEYTADSVVTVSGNYTSHVDVAGNLKLHVVIIEDLILKSQMNGTGTTSQTEFRQVMRKMLPNAAGTTVPTQTEGQNTPFTLTYDLKNGPKVFNTMNGLTVVTFIQNVTTKEVYQANSVRVNLFVGIEEAKSTVFGVNVYPNPVSNNANLVFNLNSAENTQVMVYNMIGELVYSNELGVLGQGNHSVEINTTSFNSGLYFVNLKSGNTVTTKKISVLH, from the coding sequence ATGAAAAAAACTTTACTCACCTTAACATTGCTGTTCTCAACAATTGCATTCTTAAGTAGTCAAAACATTTTAGTTGAAAATTTTGAATCTGGTGCTTTGCCAAGTGGCTGGACAAAAACTCAAAGCTCACCTTCTGTTGGCTGGGAATTTGGTACAGCAACTGTAGTATCTAGTCAATATTGGACAATTCCTGCACATACAAAAATTGCAGGATCCAATGATGATAAATACGATAATCAGGCTGCTACTGCAAATGTTGCCAATCTTGATTTTCTAATTACTCCATCAATGGATTTTTCAGGTTATGCTGCCATTTTTATGGAATTCGCTGCTTTTTTTGATGGTCAATATGGATCTACAGCTCATATTAAGGTAAGTACAAATAATGGTGCAACTTGGACCAACGTTAAAACTCTTACTGCAAATAGCGCCTGGCAAAATGTAACTGTTAATTTAACAGCTTTTAATTCAAATACCGATGTTAAAGTGGCTATTCATCATAACGATAACAATGGCTGGGCAAGTGGATTTGCTGTTGATGATATTCGGATATTTGTTCCAAACAGCTTTGATATGGCTGGAGTAAAAATCAATTTAGATGATCATGTTTTAAATATTGCTCAAACAATTGCTGGGAGTCTTAATAATGCGGGTTCGGTTTCGGTAACATCTTTGGATTTAAATTACAACATTAATAATGGTGCAGTGGTAACCCAAGCTCTTTCCTCACTTAGCATTGCTCCTTTGGCAAATTATAATTTTTCACATGGTACTCAATGGACTCCTTCATCTACAGGCAATCATACAATAAAAGTATGGGCCTCAAATATTAACGGAAACGTAGATGGGTTCACAACAAATGACACTGTGATTAAGACAGTTTACGTTGCGAACAACCTTTCGCAAAGAAAAGTACTTTATGAGCAATTCACTTCAAATACCTGTGGCCCATGTGCATCTTCTGCTCCGGCAATTACTACTTTTCTAAACAACAACAATGTTAATTCTACAAATGGAAAAATTGTTGCCTTGAAAAATCACATGAATTATCCATCACCAGGTAACGATGCTTCATATACTACTGAAGCATCAACAAGACACACTTATTATGGTGTTACAGGAATTCCACATGCAAATATCGGTGGAAGTGCTTATAGCGGACATCCAGGGAATACAGCTTCAACTCAGGTTATTGTTAATGCTGAATATGCCCGACCAGCAATTTTCAATATCGATATAAACGCTGAGTATACCGCTGATTCTGTTGTTACTGTTAGTGGCAATTACACCTCACATGTTGATGTTGCAGGGAACTTAAAGCTTCATGTTGTTATTATTGAAGATCTTATTTTAAAATCACAAATGAATGGAACAGGTACTACTTCTCAAACAGAATTCAGGCAAGTTATGAGAAAAATGCTTCCAAATGCAGCTGGCACAACTGTTCCAACTCAAACAGAAGGGCAAAACACTCCCTTTACTTTAACTTACGATTTAAAAAATGGTCCTAAAGTTTTTAACACTATGAATGGTTTAACTGTAGTTACTTTTATTCAGAATGTTACTACTAAGGAAGTTTACCAGGCTAATTCAGTTCGTGTTAACCTTTTTGTTGGAATAGAAGAAGCAAAATCAACTGTTTTCGGTGTTAATGTTTACCCAAATCCAGTTTCAAATAACGCTAACCTTGTATTCAATCTCAATAGTGCTGAGAATACTCAGGTAATGGTTTACAATATGATAGGTGAACTTGTTTATTCAAATGAATTAGGTGTTTTAGGTCAGGGAAATCATTCTGTTGAAATAAATACAACCTCATTTAACTCTGGTTTATATTTTGTTAATTTAAAATCAGGTAATACTGTTACAACTAAAAAGATTTCAGTTTTACATTAA
- a CDS encoding PorT family protein, whose product MIRFWGYLLLIFIISLNPFNGIAQSFNAGITAGLNTARVLGGVNHSGWRRFGIIAGPFVEYELNELSGLKMEMLFSQKGEKKPYRPNVGDYTFYQLRLNYIDIPVFYYYKHTKFIFEAGPSFNYLIEYSEEDLSGPLTFERPFNTMEFAALFGVNYKLTENLDMNWRYSNSLVPIREHLGGSVYRLNRGQYNSFFTFKVIYWFNKDRKHASGE is encoded by the coding sequence ATGATAAGGTTTTGGGGCTATTTATTATTGATTTTCATCATTTCACTTAATCCTTTTAATGGAATAGCCCAATCATTTAATGCAGGAATTACAGCTGGTTTAAATACAGCTCGCGTTCTTGGGGGTGTAAATCATTCTGGATGGAGGCGATTTGGTATTATTGCCGGCCCATTTGTTGAATATGAACTAAATGAATTATCAGGATTGAAAATGGAAATGCTTTTTTCACAAAAAGGAGAAAAAAAGCCCTATCGTCCAAATGTTGGAGATTATACATTTTATCAACTTCGGTTAAACTACATTGATATTCCAGTGTTTTATTATTATAAACATACTAAATTCATATTCGAAGCTGGTCCTTCATTTAATTACCTTATTGAATATTCTGAAGAAGATTTAAGCGGGCCTTTAACATTTGAAAGGCCTTTTAACACAATGGAATTTGCTGCTCTTTTTGGTGTTAATTATAAATTAACAGAAAATCTGGATATGAACTGGAGGTACAGTAATTCACTTGTTCCTATAAGGGAACATTTAGGAGGTAGTGTTTACAGGTTAAACAGAGGTCAATACAATTCATTTTTTACATTCAAAGTTATTTATTGGTTTAATAAGGATCGAAAACATGCAAGTGGGGAATAA
- a CDS encoding T9SS type A sorting domain-containing protein — protein sequence MIKNILFALMLLNFSSVFGQSISLINPPSSVSGSSDAYINASFDVKNESASNINVKVKRIILSEVTGSENNFCWGTACYPPFVDESPTPEFFTAGAVNTTFKADYNPLENEGESIIQYCFFNNDDPADSVCTIIHFIATSVGINEQEASLSLSNAFPNPTSDFIAIKYKMKNPSHDANLLFYNVVGAEINRVQLVDLQGSVVFPVSKLSPGIYFYSLNSEGENSATKKFVVR from the coding sequence ATGATAAAAAACATACTTTTTGCCTTAATGCTATTAAATTTTTCATCCGTTTTTGGACAATCAATTTCATTGATTAACCCACCATCTAGTGTGTCAGGTTCTTCTGATGCCTATATTAATGCCTCTTTTGATGTAAAAAATGAGAGTGCTTCAAATATTAATGTTAAAGTAAAGCGAATAATATTATCTGAAGTTACGGGCTCTGAAAACAATTTTTGTTGGGGAACTGCTTGTTACCCTCCATTTGTAGATGAATCCCCCACTCCGGAATTTTTTACTGCTGGAGCCGTAAATACTACTTTTAAGGCAGATTATAATCCTTTGGAAAATGAAGGTGAGAGTATAATTCAGTATTGTTTTTTTAATAATGATGATCCTGCAGATTCTGTTTGTACTATTATTCATTTTATTGCAACGTCAGTGGGGATTAATGAACAGGAAGCTTCTTTGTCATTATCCAATGCTTTTCCAAATCCAACGAGTGATTTCATAGCAATTAAATATAAAATGAAGAATCCATCACATGATGCCAATTTATTGTTTTACAATGTAGTTGGAGCGGAAATCAACCGTGTTCAATTGGTTGATTTGCAAGGTTCTGTTGTTTTTCCTGTTAGTAAATTGTCTCCAGGGATTTATTTTTATTCTTTAAACTCAGAAGGAGAAAATAGCGCAACCAAGAAATTTGTTGTGAGATAG
- a CDS encoding UbiX family flavin prenyltransferase: MGNKIVVAITGASGAIYAKVLLQKLAELKEQVSEVAVVMSDNAKDVWYYELDNRNYEILPFKVYSKNDFFAPFASGSANFNTMIICPCSMGTMARIASGISNDLTTRSADVILKERRKLILVTRDTPLNLIHINNMKTITESGGIICPASPSFYSKPASFEALAATVTDRVLELAGFSLNTFRWGQH; encoded by the coding sequence GTGGGGAATAAAATAGTAGTTGCAATAACAGGTGCAAGCGGAGCAATATATGCCAAAGTACTGCTTCAAAAACTTGCTGAACTTAAGGAACAAGTTTCTGAAGTGGCTGTAGTTATGTCTGACAATGCAAAAGATGTATGGTACTACGAATTAGATAACAGGAATTATGAAATCCTTCCATTTAAGGTATATAGTAAAAATGACTTTTTTGCTCCCTTTGCATCAGGTTCTGCAAATTTCAATACCATGATAATATGTCCATGCTCAATGGGTACAATGGCAAGGATTGCTTCAGGCATTTCAAATGATCTTACCACCCGATCTGCTGATGTTATACTTAAAGAAAGGAGAAAACTTATTCTTGTTACTCGCGATACTCCCTTAAACCTTATTCATATCAATAATATGAAAACTATAACAGAGTCAGGTGGAATAATTTGCCCTGCGAGTCCATCCTTTTACAGTAAGCCTGCATCTTTTGAGGCTCTTGCAGCAACTGTAACAGACAGGGTTCTCGAATTAGCCGGATTCTCATTAAACACTTTCCGTTGGGGGCAGCACTAA
- the queG gene encoding tRNA epoxyqueuosine(34) reductase QueG — translation MIEQQRYHNSQLIKAEAKRLGFMFCGVSKAGFLEEEAPRLEKWLNKNMQGTMSYMENHFDKRLNPVLLVDDAKSVVSLLLNYFPKEENIDQQAPKVSKYAYGKDYHDVIKAKLKELLAFIRETIGEVSGRAFVDSAPVMDKAWAKKSGLGWVGKNSNLINKQFGSFFFIAELILDIELEYDGPVKDYCGTCTKCIDACPTQAIVEPYVVDGSRCISYFTIELKDKIPETMKGQFNNWMFGCDICQDVCPWNRFSKPHDEPLFDPINGLLKMSGNDWRDMSEEIFNEVFKDSPLKRAKFNGIKRNVDFIKKQNPG, via the coding sequence ATGATTGAGCAACAGCGCTACCATAATTCACAATTAATTAAGGCCGAGGCAAAACGGCTTGGCTTTATGTTCTGTGGTGTTTCAAAAGCTGGTTTTTTAGAGGAAGAAGCACCAAGATTGGAAAAGTGGCTAAATAAAAACATGCAGGGAACCATGTCTTACATGGAAAATCATTTTGATAAAAGACTTAATCCTGTTTTGTTGGTTGATGATGCTAAATCAGTAGTTTCTTTACTCTTGAATTATTTTCCTAAAGAAGAAAACATAGATCAACAAGCGCCAAAAGTTTCAAAATACGCTTATGGCAAGGATTACCATGATGTAATTAAAGCAAAACTCAAGGAATTATTAGCATTTATAAGAGAAACCATTGGAGAGGTTAGTGGACGGGCTTTTGTAGATTCAGCACCTGTAATGGACAAGGCATGGGCAAAAAAAAGCGGGCTTGGATGGGTTGGAAAAAATTCTAACCTTATTAATAAGCAATTCGGTTCTTTCTTTTTTATTGCAGAATTAATATTGGATATTGAGCTTGAATATGATGGGCCAGTGAAAGATTATTGTGGTACTTGCACCAAATGTATTGATGCCTGTCCTACACAAGCAATAGTTGAACCTTATGTTGTGGATGGAAGCCGTTGCATTTCCTATTTCACGATTGAATTAAAAGATAAGATTCCTGAAACAATGAAGGGCCAATTTAACAATTGGATGTTTGGCTGTGATATATGCCAGGATGTTTGCCCCTGGAACAGATTTTCTAAACCTCACGATGAGCCTTTATTTGATCCTATAAATGGATTGTTGAAAATGTCTGGGAATGATTGGAGAGATATGTCAGAAGAAATTTTTAATGAAGTTTTTAAAGACTCTCCATTAAAAAGGGCAAAATTTAATGGAATAAAAAGAAATGTTGATTTTATTAAAAAACAAAACCCCGGTTAA
- the ruvA gene encoding Holliday junction branch migration protein RuvA: MITHLEGKLVEKTPTYAVIDCGGVGYYLNISLNTFSVLTEGNRVKLFAHLHIVAREGTPILYGFADNEERNLFKNLISVSGIGPGTARMVLSSLNPREIIQAISNGDVTLLQRVKGVSLKSAQRLIVDLKDKLSKESLLQGIELTQTNNTRNEALSALVMLGFGKLAAEKAVDKAIKNSEHELLVEQLIKDALKSL; the protein is encoded by the coding sequence ATGATAACTCATTTAGAAGGCAAACTTGTAGAAAAAACACCTACTTATGCAGTGATAGATTGCGGCGGAGTTGGTTATTACCTTAATATTTCACTCAATACCTTTTCTGTTTTAACAGAAGGGAATCGTGTTAAATTATTTGCTCACCTGCATATTGTTGCAAGGGAGGGAACCCCAATTCTATACGGTTTTGCAGACAATGAAGAAAGAAATCTATTTAAAAACCTGATTTCTGTTTCAGGAATTGGACCTGGTACGGCACGAATGGTTTTATCTTCCTTAAATCCCAGAGAGATCATACAAGCAATTTCAAATGGAGATGTAACATTGCTGCAAAGGGTTAAGGGAGTCAGTCTTAAATCAGCTCAAAGGTTAATTGTTGATTTGAAAGATAAACTCTCAAAAGAATCCTTATTGCAAGGAATAGAATTAACGCAAACAAATAATACCAGAAATGAAGCTCTGTCTGCATTGGTAATGCTAGGTTTTGGAAAATTGGCTGCAGAAAAGGCAGTTGACAAAGCAATAAAAAATAGTGAGCATGAGTTATTGGTTGAGCAATTAATTAAGGATGCATTAAAAAGTTTGTAA